The DNA segment CCAACTGCGGCGTCACCAAGGTCGTCTACAGCGAGCGGAGCCGGTTCCTGTCCACGCTCAACGACCACGGCCACTTCGAGGGCGCGCAGCGCGCGCTGCTCACCTACCGCTGAGGGCTGCCTCCATGCGAAAGAACATCCTGATTACGGGCGCCAGCTCGGGCCTCGGCGAAGGCATGGCGAGGGAGTTCGCCGCCCTGGGGCGCAACCTCGCGCTGTGCGCGCGCCGCACCGAGCGCCTGGACACCCTGAAGGCCGAGCTGCTGGCGAAGCACCCGGGCATCCAGATTTCCGTCCGGGCGCTGGACGTGAATGACCACGCGCAGGTGTTCAGCGTGTTCGACGCCTTCGCGCAGGAGCACGGGAGCCTGGACCGCATCATCGTCAACGCGGGCGTCGGGGTGGGCAAGCGCATCGGCACGGGGAACTTCGCCACCAACGTGCAGACGGCGCAGACGAACTTCGTCGCCGCGCTCGCGCAGTGCGAGGCGGCCGTGGGCATCCTCCGCAAGCAGGGCCAGGGGCACCTGGTGACCATCTCCTCGATGAGCGCCTTCCGGGGGCTGCCCCGCCACCTCACGGCCTACGCGGCCACGAAGGCGGGACTGGCCACGCTGACCGAGGGCATCCGCGCGGAGCTGCTCGGCACGAAAATCAAGGTCAGCACCCTCTACCCCGGCTACATCCACACGGAGCTGAACGCGGGCGCGAAGAACCTGCCGTTCGCCGTGGACTCGGCCACCGGCTCGCGGGCGATGGTGAAGGCAATCGAACGCGAGCCGGTGAAGGCCTATGTCCCCGGCTGGCCGTGGGCGGCGGTGGGCTTCCTGCTGCGCAACCTCCCGCTCAAGCTCGTGGCGAAGATGTCCTGAGCGGGCTGTTCGGGTGCTCTGGCTGGCCCCGCACGTGAGGGACCGGCTAGCTTGCGTGGCTTCTCCCCATGGAAAGCCCTCTGCCTCCCTCCGTACAGTCCACCGCAGCGGCCCCTCCGGACCGCGCCGGGCTGTTCGCGCGCTTCGGTCCCGGCATCCTCGTGGCCGCCACCGGTGTCGGAGCGGGAGACCTGCTCACCGCCAGCCTGGGTGGCTCGGCGGTGGGCGTGTCCATCCTCTGGGCCGCCATCGTCGGCTCGGTGCTGAAGGGCTTCCTCAATGAGGGCATCGCCCGCTGGCAGCTCGCCACCGGCACCACGGTGCTGGAGGGCTGGGCGCGGTTCGGCGCGGGCCTGCGCTACCTGTTCCTCATCTACCTGCTGGGGTGGAGCTTCTTCACCGGCGGCGCCCTCATCTCCGCGTGCGGAGCGGCCGGTGACGCGCTCTGGCCCCTGAGCACGGACGCGGACACGTCGCGGCGCCTCTGGGGCGTGCTGCACTCGCTGGTGGGCCTGGGCCTGGTGTGGTTCGGCGGCTTCCGCCTGTTCGAGAAGCTGATGGCCGCCTGCATCGGCCTCATGTTCTTCGGCGTCATCTTCACCGCCGTGGCCTCGGGTCCGGACTGGGGCGCCGCGGCGCGAGGCCTCGTCATCCCCTCCATCCCCCGAGGCGGCACGGGCTGGGTGCTGGGCCTGCTGGGCGGCGTGGGCGGGACAGTGACCATGCTCTCCTATGGCTACTGGATTCGCCTGAAGGGCCGCGAGGGCCCCCGGTGGCTGCGGACCTGTCAGGCCGACCTCGCCGTGGGCTACTCGCTGACGGCGATGTTCGGCATGGCCATGGTGCTCATCGGCTCCACGCTGCAACTGGAGGGCTCCGGGCTGAAGGTGGCGAACCTCCTGGCGCAGCGGCTGGGCGAGGTCATCGGCCCGGCCGGGTACTGGCTCTTCCTGTGGGGCTTCTGGGCCGCCGTCTTCTCCAGCCTCCTGGGGGTCTGGGAGGGGGTCCCCTACCTCTTCGCGGACTTCCTCCGCATCCACCGGAAGCAGCCCACGCCCCAGGTCGAGCTCAGGAGCACCCGGGCCTGGCGCCTGTACCTCGTGGCGCTGGCCCTGGTGCCCCTGCCCATGCTGTGGGTGCCGCTCAAGAATGCGCAGCTCGCCTACGCGGTGGTGGGCGCGCTGTTCATGCCGATGCTCGCGGCGACGCTGCTCTGGATGAACAACCGGCGCGACTGGGTCGGGGAGCTGCGTGGCGGCTGGCTCGTCAACGCCGCGCTCGTCGCCACGCTGCTCCTCTTCCTCGGGGTCGGGCTCGAGGAAGCGCTCGACGCACTCCGCAAGCTGCGCGGGCCGTGAGGCCAGAGGCGTGCCTAGGTGGGGTCCGACATCTTCTCGAACTGGAAGACGTAGAGCGCAGGAGTGGGGGAGGCCCCGATGGCCGGCCCCCAGCCGTACATCACGTTGTTCAGGCACACCGGGTTGGTGAGGTACCCCGTCACGCCCCAGGTGTTCGAGATGAAGCTCACAGTGCCTGTCGGAGTCACCACGACATCACTCGAGTCCGGGAGGCTGACGGCGAACGGCTGGCCCGAGACATAACGATCTGAGTAGAGCACCGGCACATACCCGATGGAGGCTCCGAACCGCGTGTCCAGGTTGCCCGTCGCGGAGACGTAGTGCAGGGAGCCCGCGTTTTGGTAAGTGTGCTTGACGTAGCTGGCCCTGCTGTCCCCCTGCATCGAGACGTACGTGAAGCCCACGTACTTGCTGGCTCCCTGGGCGGCCCAATTGAAGTACGGCGCCAGGAACGTCTGGCAGTTCGCGTCCGCGGTGCCCGCGGACAGGCACACCATCAGGGCGCACACCCCGACGAGGCTCGAGCGAAGCGTGGACAGCGGGCCGGACTCCAGGGTGAAGGTGCTGGCGATTCTCTTCGAAAGCGTGTGCATCGTGGCTCCCTTGTACGGGCGAAGGTGGACTCGTGTCGGGTGGAGGCCTGGAGTGCTGCGTCCAGGCGCGCCCGACCTGAGTACCCGTAGCAAGCGGAGGGTGATGGAAGCGTGACGGCCCCTCAGGCGACTCCGGCTCCAGCCCCCATGGCCTCGTCGCTGTCGTTCTCCGCGCCGTAGCGCAGCGACTCCCACGCGAGCATCACCTTCTTGCGCGCCGGGCCCCAGCGGTAGTCGCCGAAGACGCCCGTCTTGCGCAGCACGCGGTGGCAGGGGATGAGCAGCGCCACGGGGTTGTCCCCCACCGCCGAGCCCACCGCGCGCACCGCCTTCGGGTTGCCGATGGCCTTCGCGAGGTCCTCGTACGTGGCCACATGGCCTGGGGAGATGCGCAGCAGCGCCTGCCACACCTGCACCTGGAAGGGCGTGCCCTTCACCAGCACCGACAGCGGCGTGGGCTCGCGCGGCGGCTGCTCCGGAAAGATGCGCTCCGCCCAGGACGCGGTGGCCTCGCGTGACTCCACGAAGGTGGCGCGGGGCCACTGCGCGCGGAGCGAGGCCAGGGCCTCTTCGGCGGACTCCCCGGTGAGGAAGTGCAGGCCGCAGATGCCGCGCTCGCAGGTGGCGATGAGGCAGTCGCCAAAGGGGGACGGGTGGATGCCGTACCGCACCGTCAGTCCCTCGCCTCCCTGCTTGAACTCCCCCGGCGTCATCGCGGTCAGGGTGATGAAGAGCTCGTGCAGCCGCCCGCCGCCGGACAGGCCCACGGAATAGGACGTGTCGAGCACGCTGCGCCGCTCGGCCAGCAGGCGCCGGGCCGAGCTGAGCGTGTGGACCTGGAGGAAGCGCTTCGGGCTGATGCCGGCCCAGCGGGTGAAGAGCCGCTGAAAGTGGAAGGGGCTCAGGCCCACGTGCGCGGCCACGTCATCCAGGGACGGCTGCTCGAGCGCATGGGTGTCGAGGTAGTGAATCGCCTGCTCGATTCGGGCGTAGTCGCTGGTCGCCATGCCACGGCTCCTTGGAAGAGGTCGCTCCTGGCCTCAGGTATGGCCGCCAGGGTGCCCGCGAACAACCCGGTTCTTGCGGAGGGAAGGCCGCAAGCATCGGGTCGTCCACCCGGGCCGGGCTCCCTACCCTGCCTCGCATCCCTCATCTCGGAGCCCCGCGATGCGCCTCTACGACTATCTCCCTTCCGCCAATGGCTACAAGGTCCGCCTGCTGCTGTCCTGGCTCGACCGCGCCTATGAGCTGGTGCCGGTGGACATCTTCGCCGGCGAGAGCCACACCGAGGACTTCCTGCGTCACAAGAACCCCGACGGCCGCATCCCCGTGCTCGAGCCCGAGCCGGGCCGCTTCCTCGCGGAGTCCAACGCCATCCTCCTCTACCTCGCGGAGGGCACGCCGCTGCTCCCCCAGGACGCCTTCGAGCGCGCCCAGGTGCATCAGTGGCTCTTCTTCGAGCAGAACAGCCTGGAGCCCAACGTGGGCACCGTGCGCTTCTGGCACCTCACGGGCCGGGCCCCGCTCCATCCGGAGACGTTCCGCCTGCGCATGGCGCGGGGCCATGAGGCGCTCGCCGTCCTGGAGCGCCACCTGAAGGGGCGCACCTTCCTCGTGGGTGGAGGCCCCACCGTCGCGGACATCGCGCTGTATGCGTACACGCACGTCGCGCCCGAGGGCGGCTTCGACCTGGGGCGCTACCCGGCCGTCGCCGCCTGGCTGGCGCGAGTGAAGGCCCTGCCCGGCCACATCGGTGCGCTGCCGCCTTACACCGCCAACGCGCACGTCGTCGTCGCGCCGGCGGCGTGAGACGGGCAGCCCGGGCGCTGAACGCCGGCACGGACACGCGGCTTGACTGGCGGGAGGCACGGGACTATCCGTAGCGGCGAATGACGCACTTCTGCTCCATGTGTCGAATGTCGATGCCGGGTGGGCTCCAGCCCGCCAGCGTCGGCTGACGTCCGTCTGTCCGACACTGACGAGCCACCGGAGCCCACCCACCCGCGAGGGTTGGTGGGCTTCGTCGTTCCTGGACGCGCGCTCTCTCCCCTCGCCCCTTCCACCGAGGAACCCGCGTCCATGCCCCCATCCGCCATTCCGTCTCCGCGTCTCTTCGACCTGTCCCTGCCCGACCTGACGTTGGAGGCTGGCGCCCGTGTCACGAACCACCTGGTGCGCGGCTGGTGGTGGGGCCCCGAGGAGGACCTCCCGTGGCTCCACTCCCGCGCGCGCCTGCTCTCCGAGGACGAGGCCCGCGACAGCACTCTGCGCGTCGTCCGCCGCACCGTGGCCGAGCAGCGCCACGCCGTCGAGCAGACCCGCCGTCATGGCTCCGCCCGCCCGCCGTCCGCCGTGCCCACGGTGCTGGTGGTGCACGCGCTCACCGGAGACATGCGCGCGGGCGGTGAGGGAGGTTGGTGGGAGCCCGTCATCGGTCCAGGACGCGCGCTGGACCCGAGCCGGGTGCGGCTGCTGTGCTTCAACAACCTGGGCTCCTGTTACGGAACCACCGGCCCCGCGGACGAGGGCTTCCCGAAGAGGACGGACGACACGCGCTTCCCGCCGCCGCCCGCACTCCTCAAGGGGGACCTGCGCCAGGACGAGTCGCGGCTGCCCGCCACCCTCACCCCGTGGGACCAGGCGCGCGGCATCCTCCTGGCGCTGGATGCGCTGGGCGTGGACGAGGTGGCGCTCGTCACCGGCGGCTCACTCGGCGGGATGATTGTCCTCTGCCTCGCGGCGCTGGCCCCGGAGCGCTTCGCACGCATGGCCCCCATCGCCACGGCCGAGTCCGCCACGGCGTGGGTGGTGGGCTTCAACCACGTGGCGCGGCAGGCCGTGCTGCTGGACCCGGACTTCCCGGAGGCGCCGCACCGAGGGCTGGAGCTGGCGCGGCAGCTCGCCATGCTGACCTACCGCGCCGAGCCGGGCCTGGAGGCGGACCAGGGCCGTCCTGCCGCGTGGTCCTCTCGCGCGCTCTACCCGGTGCAGAGCTACCTGGAGCACCAGGGGCGCAAGCTGGACGCGCGCTTCGACGCACGCGCTTACCTGTCGCTGCTGGGCGCCATGGACCACCACGACCTCGCGCGCGGGCCCGAGGGCGGCCTCGCCCGCATCCGTGCGAGCGCGCTGTGCGTGGGCATCGACCAGGACCAGCTCTTCTTCCCCGCCCACATGGAGGCCCTGGCCCGGCGCCTGCGCGCCCTCGGACGCCACGCCGAGCACGCCCAGCTGTCCAGCCTCTACGGCCACGACGGCTTCCTCGTGGAGTGGGAGCCCATGGCCGCGCTGCTCACCCGCGCGCTCGCGCTGCCTGCCGGAACGGGCTTCGCGCCGCCGCTCCCCGCTCCTTCCACCGTCAGCCGCGTGCACGCACGCCACGGGGTGTAGGCCCGAGGAGCCGGGGGACTCAGCCCACCTTGCGCTGCCCTGGCACCGTCGGCGGCTCGTGGTGGGACCAGGTGGGGGGCTCCGACTCGCAGGTGAAGGCGCGCAGCCGGCGGTACTCCGGGTACGACGCCTGGAGCATCAGCAAGTCCCCCGCCTGGATGACGTCATCGCCGCTCGGGTGGAGCTTCTCGTTGCTGCCCCGCACCAGGGACAGCGTCAGCGCGCCGAACCTGTCGCGCACGCTGGAGATGTTCAGCCCCGGCAGTCCCTCGCGCGCCTCGAACTGGGACACCACCATCAGGTGCTTGCCCAGGTGGAAGGAGTGGATGATGCGCGGGTCCATCGCCGCCAGCGCCATGGCCGGGGCCGCCAGCGACGAGCTGGAGAGCGCCTCCGCCTTGAACGTGTCGCGCACCTTGCCGCTCAGGTCGTCGTCGAACAGGCGGATGACCACCCGGATGTCCGGGTTGAGCCTGCGCGCATCCAGGGCGATGTTGAGGTTGGCCAGGTCGTCGTCCGTGGCGCAGACGATGGCGGAGGCCTGCTTCACGTTGGTGCGCGGCAGGCACAGCGGGCTGCGCGTGTCGTCGATGAGCAGCGGCACCTGCTCGTCCCGCAGCGCGGAGACGAAGGCGGCGTCCTCGCGCTTCTCCACCACCACCACGTCCCGGCCCATCTCCCGCAGCTGCGCGACGACGCGGTAGCCCACCCGGCCCGCCCCGCACACCACGACGTGGCCCTTCATCGTCTCGGTGACCACCTCTATCCACTCCTTGTCGTTCTTGTGCCGGGCGAAGAAGAGGTAGGCGAAGCGCACCACGCCATCCACCACCAGGGCGATGCCCACCGGCGGAATCACCACGTTGAGCAGCTCGATGAGCCAGTCGTGCACGTACGGCAGCGACGGCTGGCCGTAGAGCAGGAAGTAGACGTGGTGCAGCCCCTCACCGAAGGAGATGCCCGTCCCGTCCGGCCCCACGTAGCGCCAGTGGAACAGCAGCGGCCCCAGCAGGAACAGCCCCGCCGACATCACCAGCGTCGTGCGGAAGCGCCGCACGAGGGCCCGCAGGTAGAGCAGGTTGGCCCGGAGGTTCCTGCGGGTGTCCACCATGACGCCTCCGCGGCTCAGGACGCCGGGGTGATGCCGGTTTCCGCCGCGTTGCGCGCCCGCCGCCGCTCCACCAGCCACACCAGCAACACGCCCAGCTCGTAGCAGAGCAGCATGGGGCCGGCCATCAGCGACAGGTTCACCACGTCTCCGGTGGGGGTGATGATGGCCGCGGCGATGAGGCACACCACGAAGGCGTGGCGCTGGTACTTGAAGAGCCACCTCGACTGCACCACGCCCACCACGCCCAGCAGCGCCATCACCAGCGGCAGCTCGAAGATGATGCCGAAGGCCAGGATGAGCAGCAGCACCAGCGACAGCTGCTCGTGCATGGTCAGCATGGGCCGCGTCCAGCGCGCCGCCTCATGCAGCGCGTTCGCCGCCGCCAGCTCCTTCTCCAGCTTCCACAGCCCCGCCAGCTCCTCCGTGCGCGTGGGCGCCACGCCCGCCAGCAGGCTCGCCGCCGCGTCCATGGCCGCCGACGCGGCCACGTAGTCCTGGCGGGCATACGCCGTCACCGCCTCCACCCGCTTCTCCACCGCCTGCCGCAGCACGTTCCGCTCGGCCACGCCGTAGCCGTCCGCCGCCGCGTCCAGCAGCTTGCCCAGCCCGTCCATCCGGGACTTGAGCTCCACCGAGGCCGAGGGCGCCCGCTCCGGCGCCGGGGCCTGGCCCTCTCCTTCCGCGCGGAGGCTGGTGCTCGTCTCCCTGGCCAGCAGGCCCGCCCGCTCGGCGTCACCCACGCGCAGGAAGCGCAGGGCGTCGTCCGCGCGCAGCCGGGCCGTGTCCAGCCGCTGCTCCAGCGCCAGCGTCTCCTCCTCGTTGAGGAGGAACTTGAACATGGAGGGCAGCACCGCGAAGTAGCAGAAGGCCGCGCCCAGCAGGAACGCGATGGAGCCGAACGCCACGAAGGGCGCGGCGTAGCGGCGCTCCTCCGGATACAGCCCGGGCGACACGAAGCCCCAGATCTGCATCAGGATGACGGGCGTGGTGAGGAAGATGCCGCAGTACACGCCCACCTTCATGAGGACGTTCAGCTCCTCGATGCCGGACGTGTAGATGAGGGCGCGGTTGCCCTCGGGCAGCGCGTCCAGCACCGGGCGCATCAGCACGCCGAAGATGGGCTTGGCGAAGAGCAGCGACACGGTGCCCAGCACCAGCACCGCGATGGTGCACCGGAACAGGCGCGAGCGGAGCTCCGTGAGGTGCTCCGCCAGGCTCATCCGCATCTCGGGTTCAGGGGCGACAGGCGGGGGACTCAGGGCTCAGCTCCGTTTGGACGCGTTGCGCGCCACCGTGCCGGGCACGGGCACCGGCGTGTCAGGGGTAGGCACCACCGGCTCGGCCGCGGCCGAGGCCTCCGCGGGCGCATGGAGCGCCGAGGCCTCCAGCTCCCGGGGGCCGTTCAGGTCCATCTCCAGC comes from the Pyxidicoccus xibeiensis genome and includes:
- a CDS encoding SDR family oxidoreductase, coding for MRKNILITGASSGLGEGMAREFAALGRNLALCARRTERLDTLKAELLAKHPGIQISVRALDVNDHAQVFSVFDAFAQEHGSLDRIIVNAGVGVGKRIGTGNFATNVQTAQTNFVAALAQCEAAVGILRKQGQGHLVTISSMSAFRGLPRHLTAYAATKAGLATLTEGIRAELLGTKIKVSTLYPGYIHTELNAGAKNLPFAVDSATGSRAMVKAIEREPVKAYVPGWPWAAVGFLLRNLPLKLVAKMS
- a CDS encoding Nramp family divalent metal transporter, producing the protein MESPLPPSVQSTAAAPPDRAGLFARFGPGILVAATGVGAGDLLTASLGGSAVGVSILWAAIVGSVLKGFLNEGIARWQLATGTTVLEGWARFGAGLRYLFLIYLLGWSFFTGGALISACGAAGDALWPLSTDADTSRRLWGVLHSLVGLGLVWFGGFRLFEKLMAACIGLMFFGVIFTAVASGPDWGAAARGLVIPSIPRGGTGWVLGLLGGVGGTVTMLSYGYWIRLKGREGPRWLRTCQADLAVGYSLTAMFGMAMVLIGSTLQLEGSGLKVANLLAQRLGEVIGPAGYWLFLWGFWAAVFSSLLGVWEGVPYLFADFLRIHRKQPTPQVELRSTRAWRLYLVALALVPLPMLWVPLKNAQLAYAVVGALFMPMLAATLLWMNNRRDWVGELRGGWLVNAALVATLLLFLGVGLEEALDALRKLRGP
- a CDS encoding bifunctional transcriptional activator/DNA repair enzyme AdaA produces the protein MATSDYARIEQAIHYLDTHALEQPSLDDVAAHVGLSPFHFQRLFTRWAGISPKRFLQVHTLSSARRLLAERRSVLDTSYSVGLSGGGRLHELFITLTAMTPGEFKQGGEGLTVRYGIHPSPFGDCLIATCERGICGLHFLTGESAEEALASLRAQWPRATFVESREATASWAERIFPEQPPREPTPLSVLVKGTPFQVQVWQALLRISPGHVATYEDLAKAIGNPKAVRAVGSAVGDNPVALLIPCHRVLRKTGVFGDYRWGPARKKVMLAWESLRYGAENDSDEAMGAGAGVA
- a CDS encoding glutathione S-transferase family protein; translation: MRLYDYLPSANGYKVRLLLSWLDRAYELVPVDIFAGESHTEDFLRHKNPDGRIPVLEPEPGRFLAESNAILLYLAEGTPLLPQDAFERAQVHQWLFFEQNSLEPNVGTVRFWHLTGRAPLHPETFRLRMARGHEALAVLERHLKGRTFLVGGGPTVADIALYAYTHVAPEGGFDLGRYPAVAAWLARVKALPGHIGALPPYTANAHVVVAPAA
- a CDS encoding homoserine O-acetyltransferase family protein — translated: MPPSAIPSPRLFDLSLPDLTLEAGARVTNHLVRGWWWGPEEDLPWLHSRARLLSEDEARDSTLRVVRRTVAEQRHAVEQTRRHGSARPPSAVPTVLVVHALTGDMRAGGEGGWWEPVIGPGRALDPSRVRLLCFNNLGSCYGTTGPADEGFPKRTDDTRFPPPPALLKGDLRQDESRLPATLTPWDQARGILLALDALGVDEVALVTGGSLGGMIVLCLAALAPERFARMAPIATAESATAWVVGFNHVARQAVLLDPDFPEAPHRGLELARQLAMLTYRAEPGLEADQGRPAAWSSRALYPVQSYLEHQGRKLDARFDARAYLSLLGAMDHHDLARGPEGGLARIRASALCVGIDQDQLFFPAHMEALARRLRALGRHAEHAQLSSLYGHDGFLVEWEPMAALLTRALALPAGTGFAPPLPAPSTVSRVHARHGV
- a CDS encoding potassium channel family protein, which gives rise to MVDTRRNLRANLLYLRALVRRFRTTLVMSAGLFLLGPLLFHWRYVGPDGTGISFGEGLHHVYFLLYGQPSLPYVHDWLIELLNVVIPPVGIALVVDGVVRFAYLFFARHKNDKEWIEVVTETMKGHVVVCGAGRVGYRVVAQLREMGRDVVVVEKREDAAFVSALRDEQVPLLIDDTRSPLCLPRTNVKQASAIVCATDDDLANLNIALDARRLNPDIRVVIRLFDDDLSGKVRDTFKAEALSSSSLAAPAMALAAMDPRIIHSFHLGKHLMVVSQFEAREGLPGLNISSVRDRFGALTLSLVRGSNEKLHPSGDDVIQAGDLLMLQASYPEYRRLRAFTCESEPPTWSHHEPPTVPGQRKVG
- the tatC gene encoding twin-arginine translocase subunit TatC translates to MSLAEHLTELRSRLFRCTIAVLVLGTVSLLFAKPIFGVLMRPVLDALPEGNRALIYTSGIEELNVLMKVGVYCGIFLTTPVILMQIWGFVSPGLYPEERRYAAPFVAFGSIAFLLGAAFCYFAVLPSMFKFLLNEEETLALEQRLDTARLRADDALRFLRVGDAERAGLLARETSTSLRAEGEGQAPAPERAPSASVELKSRMDGLGKLLDAAADGYGVAERNVLRQAVEKRVEAVTAYARQDYVAASAAMDAAASLLAGVAPTRTEELAGLWKLEKELAAANALHEAARWTRPMLTMHEQLSLVLLLILAFGIIFELPLVMALLGVVGVVQSRWLFKYQRHAFVVCLIAAAIITPTGDVVNLSLMAGPMLLCYELGVLLVWLVERRRARNAAETGITPAS